A DNA window from Mastomys coucha isolate ucsf_1 unplaced genomic scaffold, UCSF_Mcou_1 pScaffold21, whole genome shotgun sequence contains the following coding sequences:
- the LOC116101532 gene encoding leukocyte immunoglobulin-like receptor subfamily A member 5 isoform X1 encodes MTFIFIAVLYLGLNLGQETSVLEGYPHKPTLSVQPGLVVARGKQVTISCEVTTGAQEYRLYKEGGPHPWRTQNTPKATNKAQFLIPSIEQRYGGIYRCYYKTPAGWSEHSDPLELSVTGLYSKPSLSIHPSNVVNSGETVTLQCVSSLGFNRFILTKEGEQKPFLIRDSEFVNSTGQFQGLFPVGPVTLSQRWIFRCYGYHINSPQVWSEPSDLLEIYVSVSQPQDYTMENLIRMGVSILVLVLLGILLFEAQHSQRRTQHASGRKSSASFIVANTWE; translated from the exons ATGACCTTCATCTTCATAGCTGTGCTCTATCTGG GGCTGAATCTGGGCCAAGAGACCTCCGTGTTGGAAG GTTATCCCCACAAGCCAACCCTTAGTGTTCAACCAGGATTGGTGGTTGCCAGAGGGAAGCAGGTGACCATCTCATGTGAGGTGACCACAGGGGCCCAGGAATACCGTCTTTATAAAGAGGGGGGTCCACATCCTTGGCGCACACAGAACACTCCGAAGGCCACAAACAAGGCTCAGTTCTTGATCCCATCAATTGAACAACGATATGGAGGGATATATCGCTGTTACTATAAGACCCCTGCTGGGTGGTCAGAGCACAGTGACCCTCTAGAACTTTCCGTGACAG GACTCTATAGTAAACCCAGCCTGTCTATCCATCCCAGCAATGTCGTGAACTCAGGGGAGACTGTGACCCTTCAGTGTGTCTCATCACTGGGATTTAACAGGTTTATTCTGACAAAGGAAGGAGAACAGAAGCCGTTCTTGATCCGGGACTCAGAGTTTGTAAACTCTACTGGGCAATTCCAGGGCCTGTTTCCTGTGGGCCCTGTGACCCTCAGTCAAAGGTGGATATTCAGATGTTATGGCTATCATATCAACAGCCCCCAGGTGTGGTCAGAACCCAGCGATCTCTTGGAAATATATGTGTCAG TTTCACAGCCCCAGGATTACACAATGGAGAACCTCATCAGGATGGGGGTGTCAATCTTGGTCCTTGTGCTTCTTGGCATTCTTCTGTTTGAAGCTCAGCACAGCCAAAGACGGACCCAACATGCATCTGGGAGAAAAAGCAGTGCTTCTTTTATTGTGGCAAACACCTGGGAATAA
- the LOC116101532 gene encoding leukocyte immunoglobulin-like receptor subfamily A member 5 isoform X2 yields MTFIFIAVLYLGLNLGQETSVLEGLYSKPSLSIHPSNVVNSGETVTLQCVSSLGFNRFILTKEGEQKPFLIRDSEFVNSTGQFQGLFPVGPVTLSQRWIFRCYGYHINSPQVWSEPSDLLEIYVSEADQSLRPSPNISDPRTVSQPQDYTMENLIRMGVSILVLVLLGILLFEAQHSQRRTQHASGRKSSASFIVANTWE; encoded by the exons ATGACCTTCATCTTCATAGCTGTGCTCTATCTGG GGCTGAATCTGGGCCAAGAGACCTCCGTGTTGGAAG GACTCTATAGTAAACCCAGCCTGTCTATCCATCCCAGCAATGTCGTGAACTCAGGGGAGACTGTGACCCTTCAGTGTGTCTCATCACTGGGATTTAACAGGTTTATTCTGACAAAGGAAGGAGAACAGAAGCCGTTCTTGATCCGGGACTCAGAGTTTGTAAACTCTACTGGGCAATTCCAGGGCCTGTTTCCTGTGGGCCCTGTGACCCTCAGTCAAAGGTGGATATTCAGATGTTATGGCTATCATATCAACAGCCCCCAGGTGTGGTCAGAACCCAGCGATCTCTTGGAAATATATGTGTCAG AAGCAGATCAGTCCCTCAGGCCATCACCAAACATATCAGACCCCAGGACAG TTTCACAGCCCCAGGATTACACAATGGAGAACCTCATCAGGATGGGGGTGTCAATCTTGGTCCTTGTGCTTCTTGGCATTCTTCTGTTTGAAGCTCAGCACAGCCAAAGACGGACCCAACATGCATCTGGGAGAAAAAGCAGTGCTTCTTTTATTGTGGCAAACACCTGGGAATAA